Sequence from the Streptomyces kaniharaensis genome:
GGGCCTACGAGAACCGCGAGGGTCTGGGTGACGCATTGGGGGTGGTCGAGATGCTGTACGCGGACTTCGACTACCCGTCCGAGATGGACGGCTTCGTTCGCTACATGCCGGCGCAGCCCGGGCAGAAGACGGGCATCGACGCCCTGATGTCGCGGTGGGAGGAATTCGTCCGCAGCGAGGGAGAGTTCTACCGAGGTCGTGATCGGGAGTCCGAAACCGGCTGAGGCCACCGGTCTTTGACACCGGTCCATCCGACATCGGTCAGGTCTGGGCTGTTTCCGCAGGACTGCGGAAGCAGCCCTTTCCTGTGGGCTCAGGAGCCCGCCCGGGCGTGACGTCCCGTCCCCCCGAAAGCCCCGCTGCCTGAAAACGCCGGGGCCGGCGGGTCAGGGGGTGGTGTCCTCGGCGAGGGTGTGGGCGACGAGGGCGTTGGCGTGGCCGTGGCCGAGGCCGTGTTCGGTCTTGAGCCAGGCGACGAGTTCCATGTGCTTGGTGAGCGGGGAGGAGCAGATGAGGTCCTTCCACTCGGCGATGGGGCGGCCGTACTTCTTCTCGATGGACGGGAAGTAGCTGGCGGGGCCCTTCACGGGTGCGGTCATGATCACAGTGTCCCATCGGTCGCGTCCGCGATGATCTTCGCGGCTCTTTCGGAGCGCACACGCGAGTGCGCGGTGCGGTCACGGGTTGAGACCGTGGCCGCACCGCGCACTCATCGCTCCGCGCAGGTGACGTGCGTCACACCGTCGTGCGCCCCGCCGCGGCGCGGCGTCGTGCCCGGGCGGCGCGGCGGCCGGCGGGCGGGGTGGGGTCGGCGCTCCAGGCGGCGACGGGGTTGCCGAGCCAGCGGGTGGCGCCGGGGACGTTCTCGCCGCGCATGACCAGGGAGGCGGGGCCGACGGTGGTGCCGGCGCCGAGGGAGGAGTTGAGCAGGACGATGGAGTGCGGGCCGGTGGTGGAGCCGGGGCCGAGGTGGACGGTGCCCAGGCGCATGACGCGGTCGTGGAAGAGGTGGGTCTGCAGGACGGTGCCGCGGTTCACGCTGGCGCC
This genomic interval carries:
- a CDS encoding DUF4287 domain-containing protein gives rise to the protein MTAPVKGPASYFPSIEKKYGRPIAEWKDLICSSPLTKHMELVAWLKTEHGLGHGHANALVAHTLAEDTTP